The following are from one region of the Calditrichota bacterium genome:
- a CDS encoding LOG family protein: MTYIEDPARYPVLSAISYSVLDDGWFKVLAQQKRQIPLERGGNGPLPFIAVFGSAQVDPASAIWQNAFRLGVELARRGAVVINGGYGGLMEASSAGARSAGGITVGVTCDNLPEDAPNPYIDHEWKTDRWDQRLLALVWLADGYCVLPGSSGTMVELAMVVETQLKGFIPRRPIVCLTRFWQPVVRRVVAEPTMVQFAPTPRECANLVLK; the protein is encoded by the coding sequence TTGACATACATTGAAGATCCGGCACGATATCCGGTCCTGAGCGCGATTTCCTATTCGGTGCTTGATGACGGCTGGTTCAAAGTGCTGGCTCAACAGAAGCGCCAGATCCCTCTCGAGCGCGGTGGCAACGGGCCGTTGCCGTTCATTGCCGTATTTGGATCGGCACAGGTCGATCCGGCAAGCGCAATCTGGCAGAATGCGTTTCGCCTCGGCGTCGAACTGGCGAGGCGGGGCGCGGTCGTCATCAATGGCGGTTACGGCGGACTAATGGAAGCCTCTTCGGCAGGTGCCCGTTCGGCCGGAGGCATTACGGTAGGTGTGACGTGCGACAACCTCCCCGAAGACGCCCCGAATCCTTACATCGACCACGAATGGAAGACCGACCGCTGGGATCAGCGGCTGCTTGCGCTGGTCTGGCTCGCCGATGGCTATTGCGTCCTGCCCGGATCGAGCGGCACGATGGTCGAACTGGCGATGGTCGTGGAGACGCAATTGAAGGGCTTTATACCCCGGCGGCCGATCGTCTGCCTGACACGGTTCTGGCAGCCGGTAGTCCGAAGAGTGGTGGCGGAACCGACGATGGTGCAGTTTGCGCCGACGCCGCGGGAGTGCGCCAATCTGGTTTTGAAGTAG